From Chitinophagales bacterium:
CTTTTCAAACCGAAGCTACTGAACTGGGCAGAATTGATGATTTTAAAGGAGCTGAAGACTCAGTTAATGTAAATGGTGAAAACCAGGCATCAATAATAAAAATTAAGCTGGACGATGCCTTTGGCCAAGAACTGCTCGATCAGTCGGGCGGCATTAACTTTAGCAGTACAGAAGCATTTCAAAGCTATTTGAAAGGATTGCATATTGCGCCTGATAAAAACAATATTGGAGAGGCACTTTACTATGTTGATTTAGGCGACCCATTTTCCAAATTGGTACTTTATTACAATGACACTTCTGCTTTGGATATTCTGATCAATAATCAAACCAGGGCAGTAGAAAATTTCGATTTTGACCGCTCCGGGGCTCCAGTAAATGACTATATCAATAACAACAATAAGAAAGACAGCCTGATCTTTGTGCAGCCAATGGCTACAACTAAAGCAATTGTGCGCATTCCGGATTTACTCAATCTGGAAAACATTATCATAAATAAAGCAGAACTGGTATTTACTGAAGTGCGTGACCCATTCTCTCTGGGTTATGATGAAAACTTCCCTGCACCAAATCTCATTGTTGCTTTTGGATCTGATTCACTCGGGAGAACACAAACGGTTGCTGATCAATTTGTAAGCTCTGCCTATTTTGGTGGAGCGCGTGAATCCATTACTATCGATGGAAGTGAAGTGTCACAATACAGAATAAACCTGGCAAGACACTATCAATTTGTAATTGACGATAGAAAACAGGATTTTGGTATTTTTATTTTGCCGCTACCAAGCAACAGAATTGCAAATAGAGTAGTCTTTGGAGGAGGGAATCACAGTAGTGCCCCTGCAAAATTGAGATTAACCTACACAAAAATTGATTGATTATGTGCGGTATTGTAGCATATATTGGTTCTAAAGATGCTTACCCTATTTTAATAAATGGGCTAAAAAGGTTAGAGTACAGA
This genomic window contains:
- a CDS encoding DUF4270 family protein, coding for MSCKKPVIQEDNLIPPDQLGLVFTDTFELETYTGTQDSLVASDLAINLLGGMDDPIFGKSYASFYTQLALPNNNLDLGNVLNFDSLVLYLKFSETYGNVEAGQSLVVKRMTEGIDGETEYFTNKTFQTEATELGRIDDFKGAEDSVNVNGENQASIIKIKLDDAFGQELLDQSGGINFSSTEAFQSYLKGLHIAPDKNNIGEALYYVDLGDPFSKLVLYYNDTSALDILINNQTRAVENFDFDRSGAPVNDYINNNNKKDSLIFVQPMATTKAIVRIPDLLNLENIIINKAELVFTEVRDPFSLGYDENFPAPNLIVAFGSDSLGRTQTVADQFVSSAYFGGARESITIDGSEVSQYRINLARHYQFVIDDRKQDFGIFILPLPSNRIANRVVFGGGNHSSAPAKLRLTYTKID